ACGCCAAAGGCACCGCGTACACCGTCAGCTGCGATGCGGCGGTCGGCGTGACCACCGGCATTTCGGCGACGGACCGGTCCTTGACGGTGAATCTCCTGGCCAGCGCGCACACTCGGCCCGAGGAACTGACCCGGCCCGGGCATATTTTCCCGTTGCGTGCCGTTGAAGGGGGAGTGCTTGAACGCCCTGGACACACCGAGGCGGCCGTGGACCTCTGCCGACTGGCCGGTGTCCAGGAAGCCGGCGTCATCGCCGAGATCGTTCACGACGATGGCGAAATGATGCGTCTGGCGGCGCTGCGTGACTTCGCAGCCACCCACGGTTGTCCTCTGGTGTCCATCGCCGACCTCGTGAGATACCTCCTGTTGGACGGCGAGCAGGCATGACTAGAGTGCATGGAGGAACTAGAGGAGGAACCATGAGTCCGGAACAGCCCAGTGGGACGCACCCCGTCAGCTCGGGGCCCATCGTCAAACTGCCCACGGCCTTCGGTGAGTTCGTGGCCCAGGCCTGGATCGATGAAGAAACCGGTGTGGAACATCTGGCCGTCAGTTCCCCCAACCCGCCCCGTGATGGACAGGCCCCACTCGTGCGCCTGCACTCCGAATGCCTCACGGGTGATGTGTTCGGCTCGTACCGCTGCGATTGCGGCGAGCAGCTCGCCCTGGCGCTCAATCTGATCCGCGAAGAGGGCGGCACGCTGCTCTACCTGCGCGGCCAGGAGGGCCGCGGCATCGGGCTGGCCAACAAGATCAAGGCGTACGCGCTGCAGGAGGCCGGGTTCGACACGGTGGAGGCCAATGAGCAGCTCGGCCTGCCCGTGGACGCCCGCAGCTACAACGCGGCCGCTCAGATCCTCGCGGAGATGGGCCTGACGGAGATCCGTCTGCTCAGCAACAACCCGGACAAGGAGCACCGTCTTGCGACTGCCGGGGTCCGGGTGGTGGAGATGGTCCCCACCGAGGTGCCCAGCCGCGAGGAGAACCTCCGGTACCTCCGGACCAAGAAGGACCGCATGGATCACCGGCTCAGCCTGGAGGTTCTCGATGTGGAGATCCCCGGAGCGAACTCCTGATGACCAGCCAGCCCGACCAGAAAGCGAGCACCGCATGAGCGGCCACGGAGCACCCACCATCACCCTCGACGCCGGCGCGGAGCAGCAGCCGCTGCGCGTGGCCGTCATCGCCGCGAGCTGGCACCGGGAGGTGATGGACGGTCTGCTGGCCGCCGCCCAGGCGGCGGCCGCCGACGCCGGACTGACCGACGTCACGGTGGTCACGGTCCCCGGCACCTTCGAACTGAGCGTCGCCGCGGCGCGTCTGGCGCCGCACTACGATGCCCTCGTGGCACTCGGGGTCGTCATCCGTGGTGGCACGCCGCACTTCGACTACGTCTGCCAGTCCGCGACGCTCGGCCTGACCCAGGTGTCGGTGAACACCGGAGTGCCGGTCGGCTTCGGCGTCCTCACCTGCGACAACGAACAGCAGGCACTGGACCGGGCGGGACTCCCGGGGTCCTCCGAGGACAAGGGCCGTGAGGCGCTCGAAGCCGCCGTGGCCACCGCGCTGACGCTGCGGTCCACGCTCGCCCAGCAGGACTGATCCGTCGCAGGGGTGGGCAAGATCACCCCTGGCGGCTCTGTAACGCCCCCGGCCCGTTTCGGGCCGGGGGCCCGGTTCACAGTAGGGTATGACACGTGAAGAATTTCGAGGCGCTCTTCGCTGAATTGAGCGAAAAAGCCGACACCCGGCCCGAAGGTTCGCGTACCGTCGCTGAACTGGATTCGGGCGTGCACGGGATCGGCAAGAAGGTTGTGGAAGAGGCCGCCGAAGTCTGGATGGCGGCGGAGTACGAATCCGATGAGGCGGCTGCGGAGGAGATCTCCCAGCTCCTGTACCACCTTCAGGTCCTGATGCTTGCCAAAGGCCTGACCCTCGAAGACGTCTACAAGCATCTCTAGCCGCTCGGCGCGGCAAGCGCCCGGCGGCTGGCGTCGTTCCCGGCCCTGCCTTCCCGCGGGACGGGACGGCTCACGTCTCTCCAGTTCACAGACCACTGCGGGCCGAGGGCCCGGACACGAAAGATGCTTGAAGACATATGTTGCGCGTAGCAGTTCCCAATAAAGGTTCCCTTTCCGAAGCCGCCGCGGCGATGCTGGCCGAAGCCGGCTACCGCCAGCGCCGGGACAACCGTGAGCTCGTCATGGTGGACCCCGACAACGATGTGGAGTTCTTCTTCCTCCGTCCCCGTGACATCGCGGTGTACGTGGGGCAGGGCACCCTGGACGTCGGCATCACCGGACGCGACCTCCTCCTGGACGCCCAGGTGGACGCGGTCGAGATGCTCGAACTCGGTTTCGCCGCGTCGACCTTCCGCTTCGCCGGGCCCGTCGGCGACTTCCAGAGCGTCGAGCAGCTGGCCGGCAAGCGCCTGGCCACCAGCTACGACGGCCTCCTCCGCGATTACCTCGCGAACCTCGGCATCGACGCCAAGGTGGTCCGTCTGGACGGCGCGGTCGAATCCTCGGTGCGCCTCGGCGTCGCCGACGCGATCGCCGACGTCGTCGAGACCGGCAACACCCTGAAGGCCGCCGGCATGGAGATCTTCGGCGAGCCGATCCTGAAGTCGCAGGCCGTGCTGATCGGCCGTCCGGGCGAGAACAACCCCGCCGCCGAGGTGCTCATCCGGCGACTGCAGGGCGTGCTCGTGGCGCGTCAGTACGTCCTGGTGGACTACGACATCCGCAAGGACCTGGTGGAGGAGGCCGCGGCTCTGACGCCGGGTCTGGAATCTCCCACGGTGTCGCCGCTGCGTGACTCCGATTGGGTCGCCGTGCGGTCGATGGTGCTCAAGAAGTCCACCAATCAGGTCATGGATGAGCTCTACGACCTGGGCGCCCGTGCCATCCTGGTGAGCAGCATCCACGCCTGCCGCATCTGAGCCACCCGACGAGAACCCAGGAGGAACCATGGCAGTCGCCATCCGCGTGATCCCCTGCCTTGACGTCGACGCCGGCCGCGTGGTCAAGGGAGTCAACTTCAAAGGCCTCCGCGACGCCGGAGACCCGGTCGAGCTGGCTCACCGTTACGACCGCGCCGGGGCGGACGAGCTGACGTTCCTGGACGTCACCGCGAGCTCCGGCAACCGCGAGACCACGTTCGACGTCGTCCGCCGCACCGCCGAGGAGATCTTCATCCCTCTCACGGTCGGCGGCGGTGTGCGCGGCGTGGCCGAAGTGGACAAGCTGCTGCGCTACGGCGCGGACAAGGCGTCCATCAACACGGCCGCCGTCGCGCGTCCCGACGTGATCGATGAGATCACCCGGCACTTCGGCTCCCAGGTCCTGGTGCTCTCCGTGGACGCGCGCCGTGTCCCGGAGGGCGCGGACAGCACGACCCCGTCGGGCTTCGAGGTGACGACCCACGGCGGGCGCCAGGGGACCGGCATCGACGCGATCGCCTGGGCACGGGAGGCCGCCGACCGGGGTGTGGGGGAGATCCTGCTGAACTCGATCGACGCCGACGGCACCAAGGACGGTTTCGATCTCGAGATGATCCGCGCCGTGCGGGCCGCCGTGAACATCCCGCTCATCGCCTCGGGCGGGGCCGGGATTCCGGAGCACTTCCCGCCGGCCATCGAAGCGGGTGCGGACGCCGTCCTCGCCGCGTCGATGTTCCACTTCGGCCCGGACGACATGATCGCCCAGGTCAAGACCGCCATCCGCGACGCCGGGTACGAGGTCCGCTGACGTCGCGTCAGGCGCACCGCGGGGCCGGAGCGCCCCGCCGGAACTGACGAGGGACCCTGCCAGGCGGCAGGGTCCCTCGTCAGTTCAATACCTCATCAGTTCGTGGTGAGGCGCAGATTCAGGCGCCGAGCGTCGCCGAACGGAGCAGGGCGACGGCGTCGGGCTGCCCCTCGAAGGACACCAGCGCATGCGAGGCGCGGCCGTAGGCATGCAGCATGAGCTCGGCAGGATCGCCGAGGATGGCGACCGAGTCCGGAGCCCGCCGGGCCACGTGCCGCGGACCGTTCGGACGGACCAGCACGATCCCGAGATCGACGCCGCGGTAGAGCAGGGCGGCGCGCTTCACCAGATCCGCCCAGAGGGCTTCGGCGTATGAGTCGTCCAGGGCACGCGGCGCCCAGCGGTCCCCGGCGCGGCGGACGTCCTCGGCGTGCACGAAGTACTCTGCGAGATTGGCCAGCTCTGCGACCGCGGGGATGCCCCAGGGGGAGAAGCGGGACGGGCCGGCGCGGAACTGCTCCACGAGCTTGACGTAGGGGCCGTCATCCAGGGTGGACGCGAGCTCTTCGATCGCCTGATCCGTGGCAGGCGCCAGGGCCTTGACCGCGAGACCGAGAGCGACCCGCGGGCTGTTCTCCCGCAAGTGCAAGTGCGCCAGCAGGTGGCGCGTCTTCCACCCCTCGCAGAGGGTGGGCGCGTCGGGACCGGCCGCGAGCAAGGTCTCGGCCAGGAATTCTCGGGAGGGGGCCACAAAACGCATCACTGTGAACCTAACACGAGAGGCGGTTCCCGGCGCTGCATGGCACACCGCGCGACGCGGCGTTGCGCGCGGAGCGGACCACGGTGACGGTCGGCGTCACCGAGAAGGGTCGAGGCAGGGCGGCAGGGCTCGCCGTACTAGACTGGATCGCGATGTCTGAACAGCCCATTCCCCCTCTTTCCGGCGCGTCCACCGGCCCCGAGCCGGCCACCGAGCTCGCTTCTGACGTGGCGTCGCGCCTCAAGCGCGATGACCACGGTCTGGTGGCGGCCGTCATCCAGCAGCATGACACCGGCGAAGTCCTCATGCTCGGCTGGATGGACGACGAAGCGCTCCGCCGCACCCTCACCACGGGAAGGGTCACCTTCTGGTCCCGGTCGCGGCAGGAGTACTGGCGCAAGGGGGACACCTCGGGCCATGTGCAGTGGGTCAAGTCCGTCGCGCTGGACTGCGACGGCGATGCGCTCCTGGTGCGCGTCGACCAGGTGGGCGCCGCCTGCCACACGGGAACGCGGACCTGCTTCGACGGCCGGGAGCTGCCCGCCGTCGTCGGGTCCCGGGACGCCGGCCCGGCGGCCGCTGAGGAACTGACCGCTGACGACACGACGACGGAAGGTGCACGCTAGTGCTGGAGACCACCGCACTGACCCCGAGCCTGAACGAGTTCCGGACCCTGGCGCGCGAGCACCGGGTGATCTCGGTGACGCTGAAGGTGCTGGCCGACGCGGAGACGCCGATCAGCCTCTACCGCAAGCTCGCCCTGGCCGACGACGGCGCCGCGAAGCCCGGGACGTTCCTCTTCGAGTCCGCCGCTGTCGGGGGGTCCTGGAGCCGCTACTCCTTCATCGGCGCCCACAGCCGGGCGACGCTGACGACGCGCGACGGCGAGGCGTTCTGGCAGGGCGAGCCGCCCCAGGGGGTGCCCACCTCCGGGAACCCGGCCGAGGCCCTGCGCCTCACCCTCGAGGCGCTGCGCACCGAGCGCCACGCCGACCTGCCGCCGCTGACGTCGGGCCTGGTGGGCTTCGTCGGCTGGGAGACCGTGCGGCACTGGGAACGGCTGGTCCACCCGCCGCAGGACGATCTGAACCTGCCGGAGCTCGCCCTCAACCTGGCGAGCGACATCGCGGTCCACGACAATGTGGACGGCTCGGTGCTCCTCGTGGCCAACGCCATCAACATGGACGACAGCCCGGAACGGGTGGACGAGGCCTACCAGGACGCCGTCAACCGTCTCGACACCATGCTGAAGCGCCTGCAGCGTCCGGCCGCACCGGCCATCGCCGCCCTCGCCCCGAGCCGCGACTACCAGGAGTCCGTGCAGCACCGCTGGCCCGAACCGCAGTACCTCGAGGCCATCGACCGCGGCAAGGAGGCCATCCGCGACGGCGAGGTCTTCCAGGTGGTCATCTCCCGGCGTTTCGAGCTGGACTGCGCCGCCAGTGCTCTGGACGTCTACCGGATGCTGCGCAACAGCAACCCCAGCCCGTACATGTACCTCTGCAACTTCGAGGATCCGGAGGGCCGGGAGTACGCAATCGTCGGCTCCAGCCCCGAAGCGCTCGTGACGGTCACGGATCGCGAGGTGATCACTCACCCGATCGCCGGGTCCCGGCCGCGCGGCAAGACCCATGACGCCGACGTCGCGCTGGCCGAGGAGCTCCTCGCGGACACGAAGGAACGCGCCGAGCACCTCATGCTGGTGGATCTGTCCCGCAACGACCTCTCGCGGGTCTGCACCGCCGGCACGGTGGACGTCACCCAGTTCATGGAGGTGGAGCGCTTCAGCCACATCATGCACCTGGTCTCCACCGTGGTGGGGCAGCTCGCCCCGGGCTCCACGGCGTACGACGTGCTCGCCTCCACCTTCCCGGCCGGCACGCTCTCCGGTGCTCCGAAGCCGCGGGCGCTGAGTCTCCTGGACGAACTGGAGCCGCACCGTCGCAGCGTCTACGGGGGAGTGGTCGGCTATCTCGACTTCGCCGGGGACATGGACATGGCCATCGCGATCCGCACGGCGCTCCTGCTGGACGGCAAGGCGTATGTCCAGGCCGGTGGCGGCATCGTCGCCGATTCCCATAAGCCGGACGAGGCACTGGAGACCGTGAACAAGGCTGCCGCGCCGCTGCGTGCCGCGCACCTCGCCTCCGCTCTGCGCGATGCGGAGCCCGGTCTCGCCACGTCCCTCGCGGAAGGCCAGTGATGGGCCGTCCCGCAGCTCCCCGCTGGTCCCGCAAGGCCACGGTCGTGCTCGTGACGGTGCTGTGCGCCGTCGCGGTCTTCGGCACCACGACCCAGAGCTGGGTCAACGTCGTCCTGGCGCAGAGCGGTGTCAGGATGCCCGATATCCACGTCGCCGGCAGCAAGGCCGCCACGGCGGTCACGGCCCTCGCCGTGGTGGCGGTCGCCGGCGCGATCGCCAGCAGCATCGCGGGCCGCGTCGCCCGGTGGGTGGTCGCCGTGGCGATCGCTCTCTCCGGTGTGGGCATCGTGTCGGCCGGCCTGACCGTGCTGAACGATCCCCGCGCCGCGGCGCAGGGAGAGATCAGCCGCCAGACCGGCGTCGCGAACGGGCCGGCGGAGGTCAGCCTCACCACGTTCCCGGTGCTCGCCGTGATCTTCGGCGCCCTCCTCATCCTGTGCGCAGTGTGGCTGGTCCTCGCCTCACGGCACTGGGCGGGCAGCTCGAAGTACGACGGCGCCGCGGGCCGGTCCCGTGCCGCGGCGAAGGGCTCCGCGAGCCCCTCCGCGACGGCCGAGGAGGCCGCCGACGACGAGCCCCTCGACGCAATCGACAGCTGGGATCAGCTCAGCAAGGGGCACGACCCCAGCTAGGCCCGTCCGGCAGGTGGGCGCGGCGGCTCCGCTGCGCCTGGACCTGCACAATCAATGGCAGAATGTAGTTAGTTTCATTCCTGAGGAGTATCACCATGAGCAAAGCCACTGTTTCCGCCAGCCAGTCCACCGAGTCCCACGCGGACGAG
This portion of the Arthrobacter woluwensis genome encodes:
- the ribB gene encoding 3,4-dihydroxy-2-butanone-4-phosphate synthase, whose translation is MSGHSSGPHGLDPIEDAIAAIAAGRAVVVVDDEDRENEGDIIFAAQHSTPQLMGWTIRHSSGVICVPLTGDQADRLELPPMVEVNQDAKGTAYTVSCDAAVGVTTGISATDRSLTVNLLASAHTRPEELTRPGHIFPLRAVEGGVLERPGHTEAAVDLCRLAGVQEAGVIAEIVHDDGEMMRLAALRDFAATHGCPLVSIADLVRYLLLDGEQA
- the ribA gene encoding GTP cyclohydrolase II, coding for MSPEQPSGTHPVSSGPIVKLPTAFGEFVAQAWIDEETGVEHLAVSSPNPPRDGQAPLVRLHSECLTGDVFGSYRCDCGEQLALALNLIREEGGTLLYLRGQEGRGIGLANKIKAYALQEAGFDTVEANEQLGLPVDARSYNAAAQILAEMGLTEIRLLSNNPDKEHRLATAGVRVVEMVPTEVPSREENLRYLRTKKDRMDHRLSLEVLDVEIPGANS
- the ribH gene encoding 6,7-dimethyl-8-ribityllumazine synthase, producing MSGHGAPTITLDAGAEQQPLRVAVIAASWHREVMDGLLAAAQAAAADAGLTDVTVVTVPGTFELSVAAARLAPHYDALVALGVVIRGGTPHFDYVCQSATLGLTQVSVNTGVPVGFGVLTCDNEQQALDRAGLPGSSEDKGREALEAAVATALTLRSTLAQQD
- a CDS encoding phosphoribosyl-ATP diphosphatase — its product is MKNFEALFAELSEKADTRPEGSRTVAELDSGVHGIGKKVVEEAAEVWMAAEYESDEAAAEEISQLLYHLQVLMLAKGLTLEDVYKHL
- the hisG gene encoding ATP phosphoribosyltransferase, whose translation is MLRVAVPNKGSLSEAAAAMLAEAGYRQRRDNRELVMVDPDNDVEFFFLRPRDIAVYVGQGTLDVGITGRDLLLDAQVDAVEMLELGFAASTFRFAGPVGDFQSVEQLAGKRLATSYDGLLRDYLANLGIDAKVVRLDGAVESSVRLGVADAIADVVETGNTLKAAGMEIFGEPILKSQAVLIGRPGENNPAAEVLIRRLQGVLVARQYVLVDYDIRKDLVEEAAALTPGLESPTVSPLRDSDWVAVRSMVLKKSTNQVMDELYDLGARAILVSSIHACRI
- the hisF gene encoding imidazole glycerol phosphate synthase subunit HisF encodes the protein MAVAIRVIPCLDVDAGRVVKGVNFKGLRDAGDPVELAHRYDRAGADELTFLDVTASSGNRETTFDVVRRTAEEIFIPLTVGGGVRGVAEVDKLLRYGADKASINTAAVARPDVIDEITRHFGSQVLVLSVDARRVPEGADSTTPSGFEVTTHGGRQGTGIDAIAWAREAADRGVGEILLNSIDADGTKDGFDLEMIRAVRAAVNIPLIASGGAGIPEHFPPAIEAGADAVLAASMFHFGPDDMIAQVKTAIRDAGYEVR
- a CDS encoding TIGR03085 family metal-binding protein codes for the protein MRFVAPSREFLAETLLAAGPDAPTLCEGWKTRHLLAHLHLRENSPRVALGLAVKALAPATDQAIEELASTLDDGPYVKLVEQFRAGPSRFSPWGIPAVAELANLAEYFVHAEDVRRAGDRWAPRALDDSYAEALWADLVKRAALLYRGVDLGIVLVRPNGPRHVARRAPDSVAILGDPAELMLHAYGRASHALVSFEGQPDAVALLRSATLGA
- the hisI gene encoding phosphoribosyl-AMP cyclohydrolase, producing the protein MSEQPIPPLSGASTGPEPATELASDVASRLKRDDHGLVAAVIQQHDTGEVLMLGWMDDEALRRTLTTGRVTFWSRSRQEYWRKGDTSGHVQWVKSVALDCDGDALLVRVDQVGAACHTGTRTCFDGRELPAVVGSRDAGPAAAEELTADDTTTEGAR
- a CDS encoding anthranilate synthase component I — protein: MLETTALTPSLNEFRTLAREHRVISVTLKVLADAETPISLYRKLALADDGAAKPGTFLFESAAVGGSWSRYSFIGAHSRATLTTRDGEAFWQGEPPQGVPTSGNPAEALRLTLEALRTERHADLPPLTSGLVGFVGWETVRHWERLVHPPQDDLNLPELALNLASDIAVHDNVDGSVLLVANAINMDDSPERVDEAYQDAVNRLDTMLKRLQRPAAPAIAALAPSRDYQESVQHRWPEPQYLEAIDRGKEAIRDGEVFQVVISRRFELDCAASALDVYRMLRNSNPSPYMYLCNFEDPEGREYAIVGSSPEALVTVTDREVITHPIAGSRPRGKTHDADVALAEELLADTKERAEHLMLVDLSRNDLSRVCTAGTVDVTQFMEVERFSHIMHLVSTVVGQLAPGSTAYDVLASTFPAGTLSGAPKPRALSLLDELEPHRRSVYGGVVGYLDFAGDMDMAIAIRTALLLDGKAYVQAGGGIVADSHKPDEALETVNKAAAPLRAAHLASALRDAEPGLATSLAEGQ
- a CDS encoding Trp biosynthesis-associated membrane protein, which gives rise to MGRPAAPRWSRKATVVLVTVLCAVAVFGTTTQSWVNVVLAQSGVRMPDIHVAGSKAATAVTALAVVAVAGAIASSIAGRVARWVVAVAIALSGVGIVSAGLTVLNDPRAAAQGEISRQTGVANGPAEVSLTTFPVLAVIFGALLILCAVWLVLASRHWAGSSKYDGAAGRSRAAAKGSASPSATAEEAADDEPLDAIDSWDQLSKGHDPS